The following proteins are encoded in a genomic region of Oncorhynchus keta strain PuntledgeMale-10-30-2019 chromosome 35, Oket_V2, whole genome shotgun sequence:
- the si:dkey-219e21.2 gene encoding nuclear factor 7, brain: METFKMKSILKVSKLNSQLKLESSTQSQSIGAVRWNLPEEDLQAHSSAPTSPRKSSAPSTHRSSQHPHQNGMKNLRSLQECVRFINHWKEQVAQVCKSGSDAGKGTSKGETPVELKTERSLEESRKLIVLWANELNSVDKLAKARPWVQERCEEEEEEENKDGEKDPDEEVQQRIMEWAKELQSASERCGVQSNELGNVLRLLGLRKKRLVNLLPLLEFITWSLLKEDCKGGISPLWLSAKQCTWKAGTPRYIPNSVWNWMISASADVTFDPMTNHLWLQLSDDHRKVQEGISESNLPFSPQRFDAWPGVLGWEGYASGRHYWEVDIANNGYWRVGLTTASAERQGRFPMSPQTGYWTLWRSMHQFYACTKPETPLPLGLVARQMGIYLDYEEGQISFYNAETKTHIYTFTGKFKEKLYPVFAPLDGRSLITIISPHKVSTL, encoded by the exons ATGGAAACTTTCAAGATGAAGAGCATTCTGAAGGTGTCTA AGCTTAACTCCCAGCTGAAGTTGGAGAGCTCTACACAGAGTCAATCCATTGGGGCGGTGCGCTGGAACCTTCCTGAAGAGGACCTCCAGGCCCACAGCTCAGCCCCTACCAGCCCCCGCAAGAGCAGTGCCCCCTCCACACATCGCTCATCG CAACACCCTCATCAGAATGGCATGAAGAACCTGCGCAGTCTGCAGGAATGTGTCCGCTTCATCAACCATTGGAAGGAGCAGGTGGCCCAAGTCTGCAAG AGTGGCAGTGATGCGGGGAAGGGCACCAGTAAAGGAGAGACCCCGGTGGAACTGAAAACAGAACGCAGTCTGGAAGAGAGCAGGAAACTCATTGTGCTGTGGGCCAATGAGCTCAACAGCGTCGACAAG CTGGCGAAGGCTAGGCCCTGGGTGCAGGAGAGatgtgaggaggaagaggaagaagaaaacAAGGATGGCGAGAAGGACCCCGATGAGGAAGTGCAGCAGAGGATCATGGAGTGGGCCAAGGAGCTGCAGAGCGCctcagag CGTTGTGGGGTGCAGAGCAATGAGCTAGGCAATGTTCTGCGTCTGCTGGGTCTGAGGAAGAAGAGACTGGTCAACCTCCTGCCCTTACTGGAGTTCATTACTTGGTCACTGCTCAAGGAGGACTGCAAG GGTGGCATTTCTCCGCTGTGGCTGTCAGCGAAGCAGTGCACCTGGAAGGCAGGCACTCCAAGATACATCCCTAACTCAGTGTGGAACTGGATGATCAGTGCATCAG ccGATGTGACCTTTGACCCCATGACCAACCACCTGTGGCTCCAGCTCTCAGATGACCACCGCAAGGTCCAGGAGGGCATATCTGAGTCCAATCTGCCCTTCAGTCCCCAGCGCTTCGACGCCTGGCCTGGCGTGCTGGGCTGGGAGGGATACGCCTCCGGACGGCACTACTGGGAAGTCGACATAGCCAACAACGGCTACTGGCGGGTCGGCCTGACAACGGCGAGTGCCGAACGCCAGGGCCGCTTCCCCATGAGCCCCCAGACTGGCTACTGGACCCTGTGGCGCAGTATGCACCAGTTCTACGCCTGTACCAAGCCTGAGACACCCCTGCCCCTGGGTCTGGTGGCCCGCCAGATGGGGATCTATCTAGACTACGAGGAAGGACAGATCTCCTTCTACAACGCAGAGACCAAGACCCACATCTATACATTCACAGGCAAGTTCAAGGAGAAGCTGTACCCGGTGTTTGCCCCGCTGGACGGGCGCTCACTCATCACCATCATCTCGCCACACAAGGTCTCTACACTTTGA